One Salmo trutta chromosome 24, fSalTru1.1, whole genome shotgun sequence genomic region harbors:
- the LOC115160857 gene encoding B-cell receptor CD22-like isoform X1, with the protein MKIPPLLNRLSLSDMAQRVSVSPSGKIVEGSSVTLTCSSDANPPVDKYTWYKKNVTSPKASGQSYSITNISSEDSGEYYCGDENTIGAQISTPQLIIVASKMCFYLKFQVTLSDNIHIILYALGKQASVKNASVGIIVVVLVLILCLSVLMWFRKKASKSISDTRDRRDTVENGQQDSSPVYDNVSGMAMTHTAAPTVDTDNQDSVHYASIQHRNQEVPEYSTAQPSQPQKQEEDVQYAAVKYNHNSAVDMPVETTVVQYTGNTRF; encoded by the exons ATGAAAATCCCCCCTCTGCTGAACAGACTCTCGCTGTCAGAT ATGGCCCAAAGAGTATCAGTCAGTCCTTCTGGTaaaatagtggagggcagttcagtgactctgacctgcagcagtgatgccaacccacctgtggacaaatacacctggtacaagaagaatGTAACCTCACCAAAAGCATCAGGGCAGAGTTACAGCATCACTAACATCAGCTCTGAGGACAGTGGAGAATACTACTGTGGGGATGAGAATACGATTGGAGCCCAGATATCTACACCTCAATTGATCATTGTAGCCAGTAAGATGTGTTTTTATTTAAAATTTCAAGTTACActatcagataacattcatatcaTTCTTTATGCTTTAGGGAAACAAGCTTCTGTGAAGAATGCATCTGTAGGAATCATAGTGGTTgttctggttctcatcctctgtctctctgtcctcatgTGGTTCAG GAAGAAGGCCTCCAAATCCATCTCCGACacaagagacagaagagacacaGTAGAGAATGGACAG CAAGACTCTAGTCCTGTGTATGACAACGTCTCAGGCATGGCCATGACCCATACTGCAGCACCGACAGTGGACACAGACAACCAGGATAGCGTTCACTACGCCAGCATCCAACACAGAAACCAGGAAGTGCCTGAATACTCCACTGCCCAACCGTCTCAACCCCAAAAACAGGAGGAGGATGTCCAGTACGCTGCTGTGAAATATAACCACAACAGTGCTGTTGACATGCCAGTAGAGaccactgtggtacagtacacTGGAAACACCAGGTTTTAG
- the LOC115160857 gene encoding B-cell receptor CD22-like isoform X2, whose amino-acid sequence MKIPPLLNRLSLSDMAQRVSVSPSGKIVEGSSVTLTCSSDANPPVDKYTWYKKNVTSPKASGQSYSITNISSEDSGEYYCGDENTIGAQISTPQLIIVARKQASVKNASVGIIVVVLVLILCLSVLMWFRKKASKSISDTRDRRDTVENGQQDSSPVYDNVSGMAMTHTAAPTVDTDNQDSVHYASIQHRNQEVPEYSTAQPSQPQKQEEDVQYAAVKYNHNSAVDMPVETTVVQYTGNTRF is encoded by the exons ATGAAAATCCCCCCTCTGCTGAACAGACTCTCGCTGTCAGAT ATGGCCCAAAGAGTATCAGTCAGTCCTTCTGGTaaaatagtggagggcagttcagtgactctgacctgcagcagtgatgccaacccacctgtggacaaatacacctggtacaagaagaatGTAACCTCACCAAAAGCATCAGGGCAGAGTTACAGCATCACTAACATCAGCTCTGAGGACAGTGGAGAATACTACTGTGGGGATGAGAATACGATTGGAGCCCAGATATCTACACCTCAATTGATCATTGTAGCCA GGAAACAAGCTTCTGTGAAGAATGCATCTGTAGGAATCATAGTGGTTgttctggttctcatcctctgtctctctgtcctcatgTGGTTCAG GAAGAAGGCCTCCAAATCCATCTCCGACacaagagacagaagagacacaGTAGAGAATGGACAG CAAGACTCTAGTCCTGTGTATGACAACGTCTCAGGCATGGCCATGACCCATACTGCAGCACCGACAGTGGACACAGACAACCAGGATAGCGTTCACTACGCCAGCATCCAACACAGAAACCAGGAAGTGCCTGAATACTCCACTGCCCAACCGTCTCAACCCCAAAAACAGGAGGAGGATGTCCAGTACGCTGCTGTGAAATATAACCACAACAGTGCTGTTGACATGCCAGTAGAGaccactgtggtacagtacacTGGAAACACCAGGTTTTAG
- the LOC115160857 gene encoding B-cell receptor CD22-like isoform X3, which translates to MKIPPLLNRLSLSDMAQRVSVSPSGKIVEGSSVTLTCSSDANPPVDKYTWYKKNVTSPKASGQSYSITNISSEDSGEYYWKQASVKNASVGIIVVVLVLILCLSVLMWFRKKASKSISDTRDRRDTVENGQQDSSPVYDNVSGMAMTHTAAPTVDTDNQDSVHYASIQHRNQEVPEYSTAQPSQPQKQEEDVQYAAVKYNHNSAVDMPVETTVVQYTGNTRF; encoded by the exons ATGAAAATCCCCCCTCTGCTGAACAGACTCTCGCTGTCAGAT ATGGCCCAAAGAGTATCAGTCAGTCCTTCTGGTaaaatagtggagggcagttcagtgactctgacctgcagcagtgatgccaacccacctgtggacaaatacacctggtacaagaagaatGTAACCTCACCAAAAGCATCAGGGCAGAGTTACAGCATCACTAACATCAGCTCTGAGGACAGTGGAGAATACTACT GGAAACAAGCTTCTGTGAAGAATGCATCTGTAGGAATCATAGTGGTTgttctggttctcatcctctgtctctctgtcctcatgTGGTTCAG GAAGAAGGCCTCCAAATCCATCTCCGACacaagagacagaagagacacaGTAGAGAATGGACAG CAAGACTCTAGTCCTGTGTATGACAACGTCTCAGGCATGGCCATGACCCATACTGCAGCACCGACAGTGGACACAGACAACCAGGATAGCGTTCACTACGCCAGCATCCAACACAGAAACCAGGAAGTGCCTGAATACTCCACTGCCCAACCGTCTCAACCCCAAAAACAGGAGGAGGATGTCCAGTACGCTGCTGTGAAATATAACCACAACAGTGCTGTTGACATGCCAGTAGAGaccactgtggtacagtacacTGGAAACACCAGGTTTTAG